A part of Homoserinibacter sp. YIM 151385 genomic DNA contains:
- a CDS encoding undecaprenyl-diphosphate phosphatase, which translates to MSLLEAIILGLVQGLTEFLPISSSAHLRIVGEFLPSAQDPGATFTAITQLGTELAVLIYFWKDITRIIGRWFRHFSPSSGIPKGDSDVRLGWLVIIGTVPIVLLGYVAQEHIRTAFRSLWLVAIVLIVFGILLWIADRLGRRTREMEEMTYPSGILIGLAQMLALVPGVSRSGATTSAGLALGYTRPAAARFAFLLAVPAVFGSGLYELVQSIREPGEAVFGPLETAVATAVAFGVGLAVIAYLMRYLQKGSFLPFVLYRLLLGGVLIVLLATGVLQAY; encoded by the coding sequence GTGAGTCTCCTCGAAGCGATCATCCTCGGCCTCGTCCAGGGCCTGACCGAGTTCCTGCCGATCTCCTCCAGCGCGCACCTGCGCATCGTGGGCGAGTTCCTGCCCTCGGCGCAGGACCCGGGCGCGACCTTCACCGCGATCACGCAGCTCGGCACCGAGCTCGCGGTCCTCATCTACTTCTGGAAGGACATCACCCGGATCATCGGCCGGTGGTTCCGCCACTTCAGCCCCTCGTCCGGCATCCCGAAGGGCGACTCGGACGTCCGCCTCGGCTGGCTCGTCATCATCGGCACGGTCCCGATCGTGCTGCTCGGCTACGTCGCGCAGGAGCACATCCGCACGGCCTTCCGCTCGCTCTGGCTCGTCGCGATCGTGCTCATCGTGTTCGGCATCCTGCTCTGGATCGCGGACCGGCTGGGCCGCCGCACGCGCGAGATGGAGGAGATGACCTACCCCTCCGGCATCCTGATCGGGCTCGCGCAGATGCTCGCGCTCGTCCCCGGCGTGAGCCGCTCGGGCGCGACGACGAGCGCGGGCCTCGCGCTCGGCTACACGCGCCCCGCGGCGGCGCGCTTCGCGTTCCTCCTCGCGGTGCCCGCGGTGTTCGGCTCGGGCCTCTACGAGCTCGTGCAGAGCATCCGGGAGCCGGGGGAGGCCGTGTTCGGGCCGCTCGAGACGGCCGTCGCGACGGCGGTCGCGTTCGGCGTCGGGCTCGCGGTCATCGCCTACCTCATGCGGTACCTGCAGAAGGGCTCGTTCCTGCCCTTCGTGCTGTACCGCCTCCTGCTCGGCGGCGTCCTCATCGTGCTGCTCGCGACGGGCGTCCTGCAGGCGTACTGA